TAGAGCCATCCTTATGGCAGACAGTTGAGGGTATTCATACTCGGTAAGCAGCTCCGCCAAATTTGCCTTACCATGATCGACAGCACCTGTATAAGTTAGAACAGGTATAACGATAAAAACGACAATAGCGCCCAAAAACATTGCACATAAACCCGCTAAGCCTCCAGCGGAACGATGGTCCATATGCTTAAAGTCCAACAGAAACCGCCTTTTGTCCAAACGCGCCTCCTCTTCAGGATCTGGATTATGCAAGTAGTCGTCGTCCTCTTTCTCGCTGAGCAATAACGGAAAAGAGGACGCTGGGTAGCCTCCGAAAGGAGAAAAATCATGATCACCAATAAATGGATTGGAAGATTCTAACGAAAGCATCGATACGTCCTCAGATCCCGACGAACCCGAGGCTGTTCCCTGGCCATGATGAGCACCATGTCTTTCGCCACCGTTAATACCTAGCGCTTGGCTCATACCAACCATAGATGTAACCCTCGAACTAACTGGATACCTATCGTAAGCAACCCCTGGCATAGAGGTCATAGAACGACCGGAATGCTGTGGTTGCTGTCTCTTAGGATGCCTGCTTGGCGGCACAATTTGCCCTGCACTGATTCCTGAGTTCTGTTGAGGAACTTGAGGCCCAGTTCTACTGCTCTGTGCTGCCCCTTGTTGGTGTCTAGAGTAATATCCGCGGTAGTCCGATTCAGCAACACGATCAATATCAGAGCTTCCTATAGGCGGAGGATTGTAATTACCCTCGTTCCATGCGTTATTATCAAGAAATGGATTTTGAGCTGCATTTCGCACATCCTCGTTTCCAATACGATCTTTTTGATCGCTTTTGTTTGACGCTCTAGGCTTCATTTCCAAAGAGTACTTTTTCGCAACACTCAACTAGCAAACCGAGAAACCAAATAAGAAAGTTATAGTTCAGTTACTTTAAACCGCTAAAGCAAATAAAGTACCTGGTATAAGACCTTAAAGCTTGGTTAATTCTTCCAATATCAGTATATTGAGTGATTTTTTAAGCAACCAATTTAAAAGTAGTcaaaaagaaagaaattTAAGAAATCAAAACAAAAAAACCTAGGTCTTATATTGGTTGTTCAATCAATAAGTCTCTCTCTTCTAGTATCGTCAGTCCTATCCGTAAGCTTAAATTGGACAGTATTTAGGGTTTAAGTAGCTGGATTGTATTGCTATCCTTACggaaatttttttaaactaGTCTGAAGGAGATATTCAAGTACTCGTCAAGAAGAAACCTCAttcaaaataaaaataGAATCGTGAGTGATTACATAACCTTACACGTGATGTACCTTTCTACGAGGGGATACATACCTCTTATACTCATAATCTATGATTAATACCCAGAGTTCTTTACATAAAATCTATTAATCTGCTATTCATTTCGTCCTCGAATACTTACTTCTATAGGACTAGGCCTCAAACTGCTGAAGGTTTTGAACCATTTCTTGCCATGGGATACCCGTATCTTTACAGCGTGCATAACAGCGTTGCAAGTATACTGTAGTATAAATCTTTGAGCCTATACGAACATAATCATTGCATACCAGCTTCTCAAGGAACTCCGAAAGTGAGTCTGTGGAGAAGTATTCTGCTGTGGTCGTTTCATGTTCCTTATGATCGGTTGGTGAATGTTCCGGGGTCACTGGCTGGTTTCGAATGGACAACCCAATGCCTCCACTAGGATGTCTGAGCTCAAAGGCCGCTTTTCTTGCCTGAAGAGAAGCGATAGTGCCTTTGTCTGTTATAGCAATGCCAAGACAATCAAGAGTAAGGAGCATTAGCGTTGTGGAGATTGATGGAGCGCTCAATCCTTGCTGGACGGCGCGTTCGCGCAGGTACGATGGCTGGTGAATAAGGAGGGTGTGGTTGGTGACTCTAGTAAGGGAACAGTCGGCAGATCCTGTCACAGCGATAAACTCACTATCTGGAAAGAGACCTGAATGCCTAGTATAGTTAACAAGATTGAGAATTTCCTCGGTTTCCCCGCTGGTAGAGCACAGAATAAGCGCATCCCCATTAGAAATAATCCCCAAGTCACCGTGTAAGGCGTCTGTAGGATGAATTATCGCACAAGATAACCCTAATGACTGGTACGTTGAGACAGTTTTTGCAACTATGCGATAGGATTTGCCACACCCCACAAATACCAACTTATTGCCCTTATTGAGGGTACTTACCATCACATTATACACGCGATAAAGAGAAGCCTTTGCCGATTCATCTGAACTATAGTTTGGGTCACCATAAAAGTATAGAAATATTTCATTTACTGCCAGGCAATGTTTATACATTAGTTCAGTGAACCTACTGTAGATGGTATCAAATTTGGAAGCCCGTTCCCAAATGGAACTGTCGTTAACTGCTAACATTCTTAACCGTTCTAGCTGTTTGGAAACTAATGTAATGAAGTTGCAAAATGAGGGTGGATAAGAGTTACTTTGTAACTGGCAGCTCTTTATTATATGATGTATTTTAGAGCGATTATGAGGCTTTTAGTAGGGTGGAGCTGAAGTTTTATCATCATTTGCGACGGTTAATTTTAAAGCCTAGACTGTGTAAAACTACGTCACACGGCCTGATTTCACGTCTTCACAGAAAGCTCGTACTAATCTGACTTAAAACCAAACCCACACAATGCATTAaaaatttattaaaattCCGTTAACAATATCCCACACTTTTTTTCCTATCTTTGTTAAATGACCGAAAAAAGTAAGAAAATCCCTTAATTTAGTAAGTAACCTCttatattattaatttgTAAGTTACAGTAACTTCATTGTCAATCTCGTACAAAGAGAGGAGACAAATAAGATGCTACCCGTACACTGTTAAGTCAGTTAGAAGGGCCTGTCCCAACTGTAATAACAGATTAAAGATGTCTCAAACCGTAATAACAGATTGAAAGATGATCAAAATGATCATCAGTGATGCAGAATGGGCAGCAGAATGAGCACAAATTATTCCAAACACATTTACAGAAAAAATTGTTAGGTTGATAAAAGATTAAAACCGATTTATTAACTATTGCCGATTATACACTAATATACACATAACCTTGATGTAGAAAAGGGTAAAAAACAGTGCAAATTGATCAGTTCCACCTGTTCAAGAGACTCATCTAGAATTGTTCTCAACCACAGCGCTAAAACTTGGCATCTCCTTCATGGAGGCGCGCCACCTCTGTATTTCCTCGTCGTCAACATTTTCTAGTGTTACGGAATGTGACCTCGAGGAGGATTTTGATGCAGATTCTGATTCCGAATCACTTACTAATGCACATTCATCCGTAGTTTGTTCTTGTTTTTCCGATGCCCCTGGTTGTGATTCTTTTAATTCTGTCTGTTCTGGCTGTTCTTGACGTATTTCGGTGTCAGCGTCCTTACTATGTTGAGTTGCTGAAACATTTTCTTCCCTGGATGAGTTTGTCAGCTTCTTGTCTTTGTCATCACCATGAGCGGGCTTTATCCTTATAATTCTTGGAGTAGTAGCATCAGCGCTTTTAGTTGAGTGGTTTATCTGTTTTGGTGTTATCCTTATGGTTTTTGGAGCATCTCTGTTGTTACCGCTTAGCACATTCTTGGTACGGACAATTGGCTCCCTCTGGAGTTCCTCACGGACCGGAATGTACTGTATGTTGACAGGAATTCTGACGTACTCTGGAGTTCTGATTTTGTTCAATACAATCTTCATTGTGGCGTTGCAGTCTTCAGTCATTTCTAGCAAATAAGCGAATGCCTCGTGACATGGATGTGTCAATTCAAAACCGCCCGCAAATCTGTCTTGCTGGCTCTCAATCCTCAATTGGCGCCCACCGTCATCTAAGCTTACATAATAATTCTCAAAGGCGTCCcttgccaattcctttcCTATACGCTCCATGTCGATGTTTTCCATAGCTTCGCGTAAAAGTTGTTCTTCGCTTACGCTTTCTTGAACATAGTATCTGTTGCCAAAGAAATCCGAAACCAGTTCGCAGCGTGGTCTGTAGGATTCTCTGAATTGCATTACATGTTCTTGAATTGCCTGATAAACCAAGTTCTGAGGGACCGACTTCTTTAGGGTAATCACGTAATTATTTGGTGTCTCATCAACATCATAATTTATTCTTGGAGTTGGTGCCAGATAGATTTTTTGGTAAGTTCTAGGCTCCGCGACAATGCTCCTAAACTGGAGTGGGTAGCCGTATTGTTCTGTCATGCATGGGGAATTGCGGAAGGTAAACATTGTTCCTGAATCTAATATTTGTTTTAAGTCTAACTGAAGTGTTTTCTTGATGTGAGAGAACAATTAAAAAAGACATTATCAATTAAACCAATTTCCAACTTGGGTTTATATATGCTTCGGTATTGCCCATGTTTAGTAACACTCATGTACTGACGCTGAGTAAAACTACGGGGAAGAATGTTCGAGTACCTTCTCAATCTTCTTTTCCACACGTGACTGTACTAGAAGATTCTAGAAATTAACAATGTCTCTGATTACGTAATTCATCAGGGCTATTTGTATCACGTGATGTCATTTTACACGTTCGTAAAGATCAATGATGGTTAGTCCACAAAATTATTTAGACTTTATGTCAACCGGAGCACAGTTAATTGACAGATTAGTTAAACGGCACTCCTCTCTGTGCAAACAAAGGTTCATAGTGAAATGTGATACACATCAATTGGTTCCTTGGCCCAGTTGGTTAAGGCACCGTGCTAATAACGCGGGGATCAGCGGTTCGATCCCGCTAGGAACCATTTTTTTCTTAATGAAAAAGGAGAAAACAAGAACTAAAGGAAACTTTAATTAACAATAACCTAACAAGCAACAAACCATCCTAGCGGTTCGTAGAGAAAACATTGTTCGTTAATGTGTCTCGACACTACTGATAGCAATTTTTTTCAAGATAACAATGAGTTGAATCTTAAAGATATATCTAATTGCTGTGTTGGTACGTTGGAAACAGATAGGCGGTTATGTGACCTTATAGAACAGTTGTCGCAAAGGGCTACTATACAGAAAGAAACATGTGAAAAGTTGGCAGATGAACAGAGACGTCTACAGGAATGCATTGAAGGTATTTTGATCTCTGATACCATTCCACCCAAGTAAATGATATAAGCCAATACAATACCGACGTCGTAACGACAACATCGGCATGAGTGAATCTGCTTTGTGGAAATATCGTCAAAAACTCAGTAATACAAAAACTAGGTGATATCGTCGTTTGTCAAAGATTACCACTTTCGTTCTGCTTAAATTTAGTCCAATAAGCCTAAGTTAAGAGAGAAACAGCAATAAAAACCTTCTAACATGGCTACTAATGTGGACGAGAATTACAATCAGGTTTTAGGGATTCCCACACCCCGCAATTTGAAGTTTAATACTTTAAATTCGCCAACCATAAATCCACTTGGTAATGTTCCACAACAAAAACCGTACTCTATTCTTCGCTCTCCAAATTGTGAGAAACCCGTGAAACCCGTGAAACCCGTGAAACCCGTGAGATCAGTGCTGCCAAAGATAGGTAAAGTAGTTTTGGATGAGAGAACCGAAGATTTAGTTAGTTATTTAAGAAAACCGGACCCTTTGGTCACCAGGAATTACGATAGGACGTCTACTTCTTTCATCATGCAGCCCCCAAAACGCCCGGTTTTACTCCCCCATGTCATTCCAGCTAGACCTTACCTGCTACCTGATCTTACTCCAACTCCCTCTATATATCCAAGAATTGATAGATCTTTGTTTGAAGGATCATCTATGTTAGAAGCCCGTCTAATAAAAAGCCCAAAGAAGTACGACAGTCAGAAGCTATTGCCGGATACTGCTGTTCTTAATCTAGCCATTCTAGGTACACCCCAACTTGGATTTGACATTGGCCCGTTACGTGAGTCTCAAAACCCAGCTTATCCTATtgatgttgaagaagattgTGAGAAGAAATGTCTAGCAATTTTATACTCGGAATTAACGGGTAGCGATCTACCACCATTTAGGAAGGAATTGGAGTTGAATGAGAGGGCAGACATGGTCCGCTGGTATGACCGTGTATTGTACAAGATGTTTGGCGTAGATAGGTCGGGATATTTTGCTTTGAAGGATGAGAAGAACTGGTATCGACTACATCCATGGTCTTTATTAGATCAAGATACATGTGACAAGAGCTATGATGGTGACGGTAGTTCTGAAAGCGATCAAGATGAAACTGAACCAGGTGACGAGGTATTAGAGGATTTTATACATAGGTGCACTACAACTGCATCATTTAATGGCTATCTTAGCTAGTTCTAGTCACATATATAGCGCTAGTAATAAGCGGTTGATCACATAAATTTTTGCAGGTGCCAGTCTGGCACTATCCCATTCTTCTCGAACAAGTCTTTTTTGACTTCCATTAAGTCTAGATCCTGTTGCATTAGAGCATGGAAAGTGTAAATACTTCCACCTTGCCATGTACTAAGAGTCTGAAGAGCTCTAGCATTGGGATACTCCTTTTTCAGACTCGTAATGAGTCGCTGCTTAAAGCCATCCGCATTTGATATGCCACCTATTATAACAATATTTTTCAGTACTTCAGCCTTCACATCTACTGGTAATTTCTTAACTACTTTATCAACTAATGGTAATATTGCATGATCGTCGATATCGTATTCCCCATTTTGAACCTCTATTCCACAAGCATTGTCTAACAACTCTTGAATCTTTATCCAATCAATTCTCATATCGTTCAATTCGATATCTGACTCAATCCTGAGTTGCTTTAAAGTCTGTTCTCCGTCTAAGACACCAAATTTTGCACATAGCTCATCCGCCAGGTGCCTCGAAGCGACTGTACTAATGCCCATATAATTTTCTAATATCCTTAAATCTATGACAGGTGCTACTAAAGTATTCTCCCATCCAATATCCACGACTAGGGCATTGGAAACACCACTTGCCACACAACTCATAAGCACGTCGGGTAAAAATACAACACTATTGACCTTTAACCTATTTAGCAACACCTGGCATAATCTACGCTTCCTTGGTAAATCCAGCAGAATATTCTCTATAATAACAACCTTAAGCCTATATGGGTCTCCCATTATTACGTCGCGAATCCAATTTCTCATTAAGTTATATATAGCGAAGTCATCATCTAGCCAGCCAGAAGGCATATCTCTAACATCAATAGGATCAACATCACCTGCACGACCACAACAGCACCATTTATGACCAATTTGAGCAACAACTGGTACTTCCATTAGTAATCTCTATGATCATTTAATTAAATTCCTGTGGTAACATTGGGATATTGACTTTTAACCCTCTAAAATATAAATCCGGGAAGACTTAAATATCATCAAATAATCATCTACTTCGGTACGCGCAAATGGACTAAAAGGATAActagaagaagaacatTATCTATAAAGTATGGGAGTGTTAGTATCGCTACCTGTAAGTCTCGGTGCATCGTTTATTTCGTCGTTTTTGGGCTCGTGTTGTTCTACAGCTATCAGCAGTATATTTAGTTCAGTGAGTGGGGCTTCATCCTCTATTGCTGTAAGAATATTATATGCAGTCGGTCTTCTAATTAACTCACTAATATCATGGATAGCAATATCTGCAAATAAATCAATACTGTGGCCGTCGAAGACATGCACAGCTACAGGAGAATGTGGGTTCTTTACAGTCCACAGATTAAACTTTGCACTAGGTGCGATGCATTTACTTTTATGTTTTACACTATTAGGTGTAAGGTCTACAAGGGACCCCAGAGCTATGTTACAGAATAGCTATTGGTGGGTGAAATCAATAATATATTTACTTTTTGTGATACTCGCGTTTTACATACCAAATGGGTTCTACGTAGtattttcaaaatatgTGAGTGTTCCATGGGCAGCACAGTTTATATTGATAGGTTTGGTACTACTTGTTGACTTTGCACACGAATGGGCGGAGACTTGTATCCGACATGtggaggaagaagatgaaCATTCCAAATTTTGGCAAAGATTCCTAATATACGGGACAGTGTTAATGTATGCAGTGAGCTTTGTTATGATTAACATCATGCTCTTAATGTTCTGTCACAATGGATGTACTATGAACATAGTCGCTGCTGTTGTTAATATAGTAATGATAATTTTTACTACTGGTGCCTCGATATACCCTAGTGTGCAGGAATTCAATCCGAGGAGCGGACTTGCTCAAAGTTCTATGGTCACGATGTATTGCACCTACTTAACACTAAGTGCAATGGCATCTGAGCCTGATGACAGACAATGTAATCCTTTAGTCAGATCCAGTGGTACCCGCAGGGCGTCTGCCATTCTTGGATCCATTTTTACATTTATCGCAATCGCATACACAACCACCAGAGCCGCAGCTAATCCCGCATTCCACGGAGGTAGTAGTGGTGCCGTTAGCTTAAATGGCGATGATGAATTAACATATAGTGGTGCTGGTGGGTCTAGAAGTCAAATAAGGCGAGAAGTTCTACGGGAAGCTGTACAAGAAGGTTCACTACCTGAAAGTGTATTGTATAGTCATCCATGGGCGCAGAGCAACGATGACTTTGATGATGATGTAGCGGCTGATGAAGAACACTATTCAACGAAATACAGTTATTCATTATTCCACTACACTTTTTTTGTCGCTACCCAGTGGATTGCGATTTTACTAACGACAAATATCACTCAAGATGATGTTGGGGACTTTATTCCAGTCGGAAGGACTTATTTCTATTCCTGGGCGAAAATCATTAGTGCATGGATGTGCTATATCCTGTACAGTTGGACATTAATTGCTCCAGTTGTGATGCCAGAGAGATTTAGCTATGACATTTAGATAATAGAGGTATGCAGGATCAGGTAAATCTGCGTTAAGAGCAATCTAAATACATAAACATTTTAATCTTCTGATTCAGTAATTCCTTTTTCTCCAATCACATAAACACACTCTTTTTCAAGCCGTCTTAAATAAATCGTCAGTACCATAAGAATTGCACAGCGATATATATCTAATGAAAGATCACCAACATACGTTTACAGCGAATATACCACTTGCTTTTAACTTCTGTAAATCAGAAGCATTAACCCCATAATTCTGTAACTCATCCACACTAATAATACTATTATGTATACCTGATACCGTCTCAGTAGCCAACATTTCTTCTTAAAGCTTCAATATAAGTCACTGTTAGTTATGATAACCTAGTATATTTAGTTTTGTTTACAAATAATCCTCACCCATCCTTTATCTAGAAATTTGCCGCCCAAGTCTTGAATTAACAATCTCTCTATTGACACTGGCTATATATGCTCAGATAGTACTATTATACATTTAGATGTTGATGGACACCAGAACTGTAAATAAACTAGCGGCCTATTCCATGGCAACATCCGTATCAGTCTTGGTTTTCCAAGGTTGAGTTTCTCTAATGGCTAAACCGAATCTCTTGTCCTTAGCTAACTCAGCTAATTGGAAAATAGCTTGTACCATGGCGCTGGAGCTGTCCAATTCGAACTTTGATTGAACCCAGCTAGGTTTAGCAGTAGAACCACCATTGAGTTTCAATAGCTCGGGCTTTCCTGAGGCACAAACATCTGCACTACATAGAGTTACAGTTATAGCTTCACGGGCAACAGGAACCTCAATACCTTCTTTTAGGAGAGATTTGAGCTTCAGAGATGATATTCCTAGCTGTGGAAGTGGAACTTCGTAACCTGGGAGTGCTGGGTTAACAGCGTCAACACCGTGAGCACCTGTTGGGTTGGCAGTGTTTAGGATGGCCTTCCATGGGACTAGTTTACATATTTGAACAGGCTTTTCGGTGGCTAGGTAGTTGTTAGAAATCTCTGCAAGACTGAAGCGCAATGTCTTTAGTTCACGACGTAGAGCTTCAAAATCTGGGGCGTTAACGTCGAGAGGGAAAGTAGACGCAACATGCGATAGTTTGGTAGGGTATACTCCTCTGGATTCCAACTTATGCAGTAACTGCCTAGATGATTTAAGTTTCAAAGTATGTTGCTTAGCAAAGTCTCGGCAGACAATCGCAGGACGAGCAACAAGGTCGTTCTTACGGTGTGATTTACCGCTGAACTGGTCAACGTCTTGGAGGGTAACCAAACCACGAGGAAGATCAGAAAGAGGAGCCATTCTTATGTCAATCAAAAACACTTCACCTGGCAAGACTACAAAGTCGTCAGTTGCAATAGCACTCTCATTTATATGCTTGGAAGCTGCTGGCTTGTGCAACAGCTCAGTGGACTCAACTGAAGCAGCAAGAAGCTGTGCCTCCTGGTGGGATTCTGTCCAATGGACACCTTTCACATCCCTCTCGGCTACAATACCCTCATTCTGACCGGCCAAAAATCTTCTAACACGACGCACACGGGATCCTGGTACAACAGCACAGCTGTAAGCCTTTGCAATGGTGTCAACAACCGTCCTGATAGCACTTCCAGTAACTTGACGTTCCGAAAATACAGCTGGTAGCTTTTCAGGAGCCAAAGCACACGCCAATAGGTTGGAAACACTTTCAATGACGATATGTGCCGCTGCAATAGCATCTGCTTTGGATCCCAATAGGGGACCGGCTGCAACTAGCTGCTGCGTGACCGGGTCTTCGACTGTTGGATAAACCACAAGGGTGTGGGACAAATGCGCAGTATAACCATCAACATGACAGCCAACAGtaatcttcaaaatatcCCCCTCCTGGAACTCTCCTAGAATCACACTGCGCGAGCGCTCTTCGTTCTGGTTCATACCGGGTAAAGCCTCCTCATCAAGTAATTCTGGAGCCCATCCCTGTGCAATCTCATCGATATCAATAGTAGTTGGGTGTGCAATACCCTTTTCATTCACCTTGTTCGCAAATACATCCTTTAAACACTGTTCCATAAAAGAATCTGTTAGCGCACAAAGCTCAGAAATCTTCCACCGACGTTCAGTTTTCTTTAAATGATATGAATCATTAATAAGACCTACCAAATACTTCAATGCGGTCTGTGTGATTTGGCCCGCAGTACGATATTTGTCCAAATTTTGGTCTACTAGTACATTTTTGTCCTTCAATAACACCTGTGTATCTTCACTTGAGATTTGCAACGCCATTTCAGCTCCTGCACCCTTTTATATCGTTAATACACACTATGCAGTCTGCTTCACGTCTCTTCAAATCCAAGTACTAATGGCTAcctcatctcatctcatcgctTAAGCtcgaaaatttttcaacaGCACCTAATCCGGACAGAAATTTAATAATGTTCCTCTTCCGGACATGAAAGGGGTTACCCGGAATATATCTGATCTTGCAAGCGCCGCACCGCTGTCAAATTTTGATGTCGCTTACCTTGAGTTATTTACAAGCATTACCATTACCTTTTTCAAACATTAATCTAACTGTCTCTAAAGACTCTATAGAAGGTGTAAGCAATTGACAGTACTGTGGTAGTTATTGGTAGTATTTCTGAAGAAAATCAGAGGTATTTTGTTTTTTGTCATAAAAATAGTACAGTAAGCTTTCCCTTTTTTGCCTCCCACAATATTTATTGATACCAATGCTAGGATATATTAGTAGACAAGCAGCTTACAGGGCTCCAGTTGGTGTTTTACGCCGTAATATTTCTAGTACTAGAAGTGTTATGGCCGAATCAACTAGTGATGCTAAAGATTTGGAAGAAATAGTTGAGATTGAATTGCCTGCTTCATCTTTCGAGGGTTACATGTTGGATGTTCCAGATTTGAATTACAAGGTGAGCAAGGGTGCTTTGTTGCAAATGTACAAAGATATGATTGTCATTAGACGTATGGAAATGGCCTGTGATGCTTTGTACAAGGCGAAAAAAATTCGTGGGTTCTGTCATTTGTCTGTTGGACAAGAAGCCATTGCTGTCGGTATTGAAAATGCTATTACTAAACGTGACACCGTTATTACTTCTTATAGATGTCACGGTTTCACATACATGAGAGGCT
This window of the Eremothecium sinecaudum strain ATCC 58844 chromosome VII, complete sequence genome carries:
- the TMS1 gene encoding Tms1p (Syntenic homolog of Ashbya gossypii AGR100W; Syntenic homolog of Saccharomyces cerevisiae YDR105C (TMS1)), translated to MGVLVSLPVSLGASFISSFLGSCCSTAISSIFSSVSGASSSIAVRILYAVGLLINSLISWIAISANKSILWPSKTCTATGECGFFTVHRLNFALGAMHLLLCFTLLGVRSTRDPRAMLQNSYWWVKSIIYLLFVILAFYIPNGFYVVFSKYVSVPWAAQFILIGLVLLVDFAHEWAETCIRHVEEEDEHSKFWQRFLIYGTVLMYAVSFVMINIMLLMFCHNGCTMNIVAAVVNIVMIIFTTGASIYPSVQEFNPRSGLAQSSMVTMYCTYLTLSAMASEPDDRQCNPLVRSSGTRRASAILGSIFTFIAIAYTTTRAAANPAFHGGSSGAVSLNGDDELTYSGAGGSRSQIRREVLREAVQEGSLPESVLYSHPWAQSNDDFDDDVAADEEHYSTKYSYSLFHYTFFVATQWIAILLTTNITQDDVGDFIPVGRTYFYSWAKIISAWMCYILYSWTLIAPVVMPERFSYDI
- the ISC10 gene encoding Isc10p (Syntenic homolog of Ashbya gossypii AGR098W; Syntenic homolog of Saccharomyces cerevisiae YER180C (ISC10)); this encodes MATNVDENYNQVLGIPTPRNLKFNTLNSPTINPLGNVPQQKPYSILRSPNCEKPVKPVKPVKPVRSVLPKIGKVVLDERTEDLVSYLRKPDPLVTRNYDRTSTSFIMQPPKRPVLLPHVIPARPYLLPDLTPTPSIYPRIDRSLFEGSSMLEARLIKSPKKYDSQKLLPDTAVLNLAILGTPQLGFDIGPLRESQNPAYPIDVEEDCEKKCLAILYSELTGSDLPPFRKELELNERADMVRWYDRVLYKMFGVDRSGYFALKDEKNWYRLHPWSLLDQDTCDKSYDGDGSSESDQDETEPGDEVLEDFIHRCTTTASFNGYLS
- the ARP10 gene encoding Arp10p (Syntenic homolog of Ashbya gossypii AGR099C; Syntenic homolog of Saccharomyces cerevisiae YDR106W (ARP10)), coding for MEVPVVAQIGHKWCCCGRAGDVDPIDVRDMPSGWLDDDFAIYNLMRNWIRDVIMGDPYRLKVVIIENILLDLPRKRRLCQVLLNRLKVNSVVFLPDVLMSCVASGVSNALVVDIGWENTLVAPVIDLRILENYMGISTVASRHLADELCAKFGVLDGEQTLKQLRIESDIELNDMRIDWIKIQELLDNACGIEVQNGEYDIDDHAILPLVDKVVKKLPVDVKAEVLKNIVIIGGISNADGFKQRLITSLKKEYPNARALQTLSTWQGGSIYTFHALMQQDLDLMEVKKDLFEKNGIVPDWHLQKFM
- the DMC1 gene encoding recombinase DMC1 (Syntenic homolog of Ashbya gossypii AGR101C; Syntenic homolog of Saccharomyces cerevisiae YER179W (DMC1); 1-intron in Ashbya gossypii); translated protein: MLATETVSGIHNSIISVDELQNYGVNASDLQKLKASGIFAVNTA
- a CDS encoding HGL154Cp (Syntenic homolog of Ashbya gossypii AFR325W; Syntenic homolog of Saccharomyces cerevisiae YGR142W (BTN2) and YPR158W (CUR1)) — encoded protein: MFTFRNSPCMTEQYGYPLQFRSIVAEPRTYQKIYLAPTPRINYDVDETPNNYVITLKKSVPQNLVYQAIQEHVMQFRESYRPRCELVSDFFGNRYYVQESVSEEQLLREAMENIDMERIGKELARDAFENYYVSLDDGGRQLRIESQQDRFAGGFELTHPCHEAFAYLLEMTEDCNATMKIVLNKIRTPEYVRIPVNIQYIPVREELQREPIVRTKNVLSGNNRDAPKTIRITPKQINHSTKSADATTPRIIRIKPAHGDDKDKKLTNSSREENVSATQHSKDADTEIRQEQPEQTELKESQPGASEKQEQTTDECALVSDSESESASKSSSRSHSVTLENVDDEEIQRWRASMKEMPSFSAVVENNSR
- the ARX1 gene encoding putative hydrolase (Syntenic homolog of Ashbya gossypii AGR102C; Syntenic homolog of Saccharomyces cerevisiae YDR101C (ARX1)), producing MALQISSEDTQVLLKDKNVLVDQNLDKYRTAGQITQTALKYLVGLINDSYHLKKTERRWKISELCALTDSFMEQCLKDVFANKVNEKGIAHPTTIDIDEIAQGWAPELLDEEALPGMNQNEERSRSVILGEFQEGDILKITVGCHVDGYTAHLSHTLVVYPTVEDPVTQQLVAAGPLLGSKADAIAAAHIVIESVSNLLACALAPEKLPAVFSERQVTGSAIRTVVDTIAKAYSCAVVPGSRVRRVRRFLAGQNEGIVAERDVKGVHWTESHQEAQLLAASVESTELLHKPAASKHINESAIATDDFVVLPGEVFLIDIRMAPLSDLPRGLVTLQDVDQFSGKSHRKNDLVARPAIVCRDFAKQHTLKLKSSRQLLHKLESRGVYPTKLSHVASTFPLDVNAPDFEALRRELKTLRFSLAEISNNYLATEKPVQICKLVPWKAILNTANPTGAHGVDAVNPALPGYEVPLPQLGISSLKLKSLLKEGIEVPVAREAITVTLCSADVCASGKPELLKLNGGSTAKPSWVQSKFELDSSSAMVQAIFQLAELAKDKRFGLAIRETQPWKTKTDTDVAME
- a CDS encoding HGL155Cp (Syntenic homolog of Ashbya gossypii AFR544W; Syntenic homolog of Ashbya gossypii NOHBY651; No homolog in Saccharomyces cerevisiae; Syntenic homolog of Kluyveromyces lactis KLLA0E03619g), which gives rise to MLAVNDSSIWERASKFDTIYSRFTELMYKHCLAVNEIFLYFYGDPNYSSDESAKASLYRVYNVMVSTLNKGNKLVFVGCGKSYRIVAKTVSTYQSLGLSCAIIHPTDALHGDLGIISNGDALILCSTSGETEEILNLVNYTRHSGLFPDSEFIAVTGSADCSLTRVTNHTLLIHQPSYLRERAVQQGLSAPSISTTLMLLTLDCLGIAITDKGTIASLQARKAAFELRHPSGGIGLSIRNQPVTPEHSPTDHKEHETTTAEYFSTDSLSEFLEKLVCNDYVRIGSKIYTTVYLQRCYARCKDTGIPWQEMVQNLQQFEA